The Synchiropus splendidus isolate RoL2022-P1 chromosome 8, RoL_Sspl_1.0, whole genome shotgun sequence genome has a window encoding:
- the acads gene encoding short-chain specific acyl-CoA dehydrogenase, mitochondrial isoform X2, with protein MAALFKATKVLAPCLTACRRLTQLAELPETHQILRQTCRDFADRELIPIAGQLDQQHTYPGKQIQDLGAMGVMAMEVPEELGGAGMDYLAYSLAMEEISRGCASTGVVVSVNNSLYIGPVLKFGTEEQKKQWITPFTTGEKVGCFALSEPGNGSDAGAASTTARQEGDEWVLNGTKAWITNSWDASATVVFATTDKTLKHKGISAFLVPMPHPGLSLGKKEDKLGIRASSTANIILEDCRIPLGNMLGPRGAGFKIAMQTLDSGRIGIAAQALGIAQASLDCAADYAHKRTAFGAPIGKLQAIQFKLADMAVAVESARLLTWKAALLRDAKKPFTKEAAMAKLAASEAATYCSHQAIQVLGGMGYVSDMPAERHYRDARITEIYEGTSEIQRLVIAGQVLKEYQV; from the exons ATGGCTGCTCTCTTCAAAGCCACAAAAG TTCTGGCTCCGTGCCTGACTGCTTGTCGCCGTCTGACTCAGCTGGCCGAACTTCCAGAGACTCACCAGATCCTCCGACAGACCTGCAGAGACTTTGCTGACCGAGAGTTGATCCCCATTGCTGGACAGCTGGACCAGCAGCACACATACCCAGGGAAGCAG ATCCAGGATCTGGGTGCGATGGGGGTCATGGCCATGGAAGTGCCTGAGGAGCTGGGCGGAGCCGGGATGGACTACCTGGCCTACAGTCTGGCTATGGAGGAGATCAGCCGCGGCTGTGCCAGCACGGGAGTGGTGGTCTCGGTCAACAAT tccCTCTACATCGGACCCGTTCTCAAGTTCGGaacagaggagcagaagaagcagtGGATTACACCGTTTACCACGGGAGAGAAGGTGGGCTGCTTTGCCCTCAGTGAGCCAG GTAACGGCAGCGATGCCGGCGCCGCCTCTACCACCGCCCGTCAAGAGGGAGACGAGTGGGTCCTGAACGGCACCAAGGCCTGGATCACCAACAGCTGGGACGCCTCGGCCACCGTGGTGTTCGCCACCACCGACAAGACGCTGAAGCACAAG GGCATCAGTGCCTTCCTAGTCCCTATGCCGCACCCTGGACTCTCTCTGGGGAAGAAGGAGGACAAGCTGGGCATTCGAGCGTCGTCTACGGCCAATATCATTCTGGAGGACTGCAGGATCCCCCTGGGCAACATGCTGGGTCCCCGTGGAGCCGGGTTCAAGATCGCCATG CAAACCCTGGACAGCGGGAGGATCGGCATAGCGGCTCAGGCTCTTGGTATCGCCCAGGCGTCACTGGACTGTGCCGCAGACTACGCCCACAAGAGGACGGCGTTCGGTGCTCCCATCGGGAAACTGCAGGCCATCCAG TTCAAACTGGCTGACATGGCCGTTGCTGTGGAGAGTGCTCGGCTGCTCACCTGGAAGGCTGCGCTGCTGCGGGACGCCAAGAAGCCCTTCACCAag GAAGCTGCTATGGCCAAGCTTGCTGCCTCCGAGGCTGCCACCTACTGTTCACACCAG GCCATCCAGGTCCTGGGCGGGATGGGGTATGTATCTGACATGCCAGCTGAGCGACACTATCGTGATGCTCGGATCACGGAGATCTACGAGGGAACAAGTGAGATCCAGAGACTGGTGATTGCAGGACAGGTCCTGAAGGAGTACCAGGTGTGA
- the acads gene encoding short-chain specific acyl-CoA dehydrogenase, mitochondrial isoform X1, translating into MSAAADAQAHRKQPGRHSSELLSPWLLSSKPQKLAELPETHQILRQTCRDFADRELIPIAGQLDQQHTYPGKQIQDLGAMGVMAMEVPEELGGAGMDYLAYSLAMEEISRGCASTGVVVSVNNSLYIGPVLKFGTEEQKKQWITPFTTGEKVGCFALSEPGNGSDAGAASTTARQEGDEWVLNGTKAWITNSWDASATVVFATTDKTLKHKGISAFLVPMPHPGLSLGKKEDKLGIRASSTANIILEDCRIPLGNMLGPRGAGFKIAMQTLDSGRIGIAAQALGIAQASLDCAADYAHKRTAFGAPIGKLQAIQFKLADMAVAVESARLLTWKAALLRDAKKPFTKEAAMAKLAASEAATYCSHQAIQVLGGMGYVSDMPAERHYRDARITEIYEGTSEIQRLVIAGQVLKEYQV; encoded by the exons ATGAGCGCAGCAGCAGACGCGCAGGCGCACCGGAAGCAGCCCGGCAGACACAGCTCCGAGCTCCTCTCACCATGGCTGCTCTCTTCAAAGCCACAAAAG CTGGCCGAACTTCCAGAGACTCACCAGATCCTCCGACAGACCTGCAGAGACTTTGCTGACCGAGAGTTGATCCCCATTGCTGGACAGCTGGACCAGCAGCACACATACCCAGGGAAGCAG ATCCAGGATCTGGGTGCGATGGGGGTCATGGCCATGGAAGTGCCTGAGGAGCTGGGCGGAGCCGGGATGGACTACCTGGCCTACAGTCTGGCTATGGAGGAGATCAGCCGCGGCTGTGCCAGCACGGGAGTGGTGGTCTCGGTCAACAAT tccCTCTACATCGGACCCGTTCTCAAGTTCGGaacagaggagcagaagaagcagtGGATTACACCGTTTACCACGGGAGAGAAGGTGGGCTGCTTTGCCCTCAGTGAGCCAG GTAACGGCAGCGATGCCGGCGCCGCCTCTACCACCGCCCGTCAAGAGGGAGACGAGTGGGTCCTGAACGGCACCAAGGCCTGGATCACCAACAGCTGGGACGCCTCGGCCACCGTGGTGTTCGCCACCACCGACAAGACGCTGAAGCACAAG GGCATCAGTGCCTTCCTAGTCCCTATGCCGCACCCTGGACTCTCTCTGGGGAAGAAGGAGGACAAGCTGGGCATTCGAGCGTCGTCTACGGCCAATATCATTCTGGAGGACTGCAGGATCCCCCTGGGCAACATGCTGGGTCCCCGTGGAGCCGGGTTCAAGATCGCCATG CAAACCCTGGACAGCGGGAGGATCGGCATAGCGGCTCAGGCTCTTGGTATCGCCCAGGCGTCACTGGACTGTGCCGCAGACTACGCCCACAAGAGGACGGCGTTCGGTGCTCCCATCGGGAAACTGCAGGCCATCCAG TTCAAACTGGCTGACATGGCCGTTGCTGTGGAGAGTGCTCGGCTGCTCACCTGGAAGGCTGCGCTGCTGCGGGACGCCAAGAAGCCCTTCACCAag GAAGCTGCTATGGCCAAGCTTGCTGCCTCCGAGGCTGCCACCTACTGTTCACACCAG GCCATCCAGGTCCTGGGCGGGATGGGGTATGTATCTGACATGCCAGCTGAGCGACACTATCGTGATGCTCGGATCACGGAGATCTACGAGGGAACAAGTGAGATCCAGAGACTGGTGATTGCAGGACAGGTCCTGAAGGAGTACCAGGTGTGA
- the crybb1 gene encoding beta-crystallin B1 — translation MSQTAKSASGMDAKDKGGPAASSKATKTGDPSLEALKVLLFEQENFQGKVVEIQDECLNVSDRGIDRVRSIIVESGPFVAFEQTNLRGEMFILEKGEYPRWDTWSNSYRSDCLMSLRPVRMDSLEHKICLYELSDFKGNKMEIQEDDVPTLWAHGFSDRVGSVRVPGGAWVGYQYPGYRGYQYLMEGGEYKHYNDFNAIQPQVQSMRRIRDMRFHQRGSLSLSSLNK, via the exons ATGTCTCAGACCGCCAAGTCCGCTTCCGGCATGGACGCCAAGGACAAAGGGGGTCCAGCAGCCTCCAGCAAAGCCACCAAGACCGGAGACCCCAGTCTGGAGGCCCTCAAA GTCCTTCTGTTTGAGCAGGAGAACTTCCAAGGCAAAGTGGTGGAGATCCAGGATGAGTGTCTGAACGTGTCTGATCGTGGCATCGACAGAGTGAGGAGCATCATTGTGGAGAGCGGCCC CTTTGTTGCCTTTGAGCAAACTAACCTCCGGGGGGAGATGTTCATCCTGGAAAAGGGAGAGTATCCTCGCTGGGACACCTGGAGCAACTCCTACCGCAGTGACTGCCTCATGTCCCTCCGGCCCGTCCGCATG GACAGCCTGGAGCACAAGATCTGCCTCTACGAGCTCTCTGACTTCAAGGGCAACAAAATGGAGATCCAGGAGGATGACGTGCCCACCCTCTGGGCGCACGGCTTCAGTGACCGAGTGGGCAGCGTGAGAGTACCTGGAGGAGC GTGGGTGGGGTACCAGTACCCAGGCTACAGGGGCTACCAGTACCTGATGGAGGGCGGCGAGTACAAACACTACAACGACTTCAATGCCATCCAGCCCCAGGTCCAGTCCATGCGCCGCATCCGGGACATGCGGTTTCACCAGAGGGGCAGTCTCTCCCTGTCTTCCCTGAACAAGTGA
- the cryba4 gene encoding beta-crystallin A4 isoform X1 — protein sequence MYDTWIILCIPVVFVLHPSSGFVFQIIVFDQECFQGRRHEFTSECSNVMDFGFETVRSLRVESGAFLGYEHASFQGQQLVLERGEYPQCDAFGGSNAYHIERLTSFRPIACANHRECRMTIFEKENFLGRKGELSDDYPSLQAMGWSNNEVGSLKVQSGAFVCYQFPGYRGYQYIVECDRHCGEYKNCREMGSHCQTPQIQSIRRIQQ from the exons ATGTATGATACATGGATaatcctgtgcattcctgttgtgtttgttcttcatCCGTCGAGTGGGTTTGTGTTTCAGATCATCGTGTTCGACCAGGAGTGTTTTCAGGGCCGTCGTCATGAGTTCACGTCCGAGTGTAGCAATGTGATGGACTTTGGCTTCGAGACAGTTCGGTCCCTGCGAGTTGAGAGCGGCGC CTTTCTGGGATATGAACACGCCTCCTTCCAGGGTCAGCAGCTGGTTCTGGAGCGCGGCGAGTACCCCCAGTGTGACGCCTTTGGTGGAAGCAACGCCTACCACATCGAGAGACTGACCTCCTTCAGACCCATCGCCTGCGCT AACCACCGCGAGTGTCGCATGACCATCTTTGAGAAGGAGAACTTCTTGGGTCGCAAAGGTGAGCTCAGCGACGACTACCCGTCCTTGCAGGCCATGGGCTGGAGCAACAACGAGGTGGGCTCCCTAAAGGTCCAGTCTGGAGC GTTCGTCTGTTACCAGTTCCCCGGTTACCGTGGTTACCAGTACATCGTGGAGTGTGACCGCCATTGTGGCGAATACAAAAACTGTCGAGAGATGGGGTCTCACTGCCAAACCCCACAGATCCAGTCCATCCGCCGCATTCAGCAGTAG
- the cryba4 gene encoding beta-crystallin A4 isoform X2, translated as MTHNCAKLAGHCKIIVFDQECFQGRRHEFTSECSNVMDFGFETVRSLRVESGAFLGYEHASFQGQQLVLERGEYPQCDAFGGSNAYHIERLTSFRPIACANHRECRMTIFEKENFLGRKGELSDDYPSLQAMGWSNNEVGSLKVQSGAFVCYQFPGYRGYQYIVECDRHCGEYKNCREMGSHCQTPQIQSIRRIQQ; from the exons ATGACGCACAACTGCGCCAAGTTAGCGGGTCACTGCAAG ATCATCGTGTTCGACCAGGAGTGTTTTCAGGGCCGTCGTCATGAGTTCACGTCCGAGTGTAGCAATGTGATGGACTTTGGCTTCGAGACAGTTCGGTCCCTGCGAGTTGAGAGCGGCGC CTTTCTGGGATATGAACACGCCTCCTTCCAGGGTCAGCAGCTGGTTCTGGAGCGCGGCGAGTACCCCCAGTGTGACGCCTTTGGTGGAAGCAACGCCTACCACATCGAGAGACTGACCTCCTTCAGACCCATCGCCTGCGCT AACCACCGCGAGTGTCGCATGACCATCTTTGAGAAGGAGAACTTCTTGGGTCGCAAAGGTGAGCTCAGCGACGACTACCCGTCCTTGCAGGCCATGGGCTGGAGCAACAACGAGGTGGGCTCCCTAAAGGTCCAGTCTGGAGC GTTCGTCTGTTACCAGTTCCCCGGTTACCGTGGTTACCAGTACATCGTGGAGTGTGACCGCCATTGTGGCGAATACAAAAACTGTCGAGAGATGGGGTCTCACTGCCAAACCCCACAGATCCAGTCCATCCGCCGCATTCAGCAGTAG
- the cldn5b gene encoding claudin-5b: protein MLTACVEGLGLALSAAGSLLVMVACGLPMWRVSAFINSNIVVAQTLWDGLWMSCVVQSTGQMQCKVHDSVLALTQDLQTARALTVGSAVLGVAALAVTVAGAQCTTCVGDQEVKARTVGAGGVLSIVSGLFMLVPLCWMANNIIVDFYDPTVPPSQKRELGAAIYVGWAATGLLLLGGALLCCSLWPGVRTGLAPIKTTCGGDGNKYYV, encoded by the coding sequence ATGCTGACCGCGTGCGTGGAGGGTCTGGGCCTGGCTCTGAGCGCGGCCGGCTCGCTGCTGGTGATGGTGGCCTGCGGGCTGCCCATGTGGCGGGTCAGCGCCTTCATCAACTCCAACATCGTGGTGGCGCAGACCCTGTGGGACGGTCTGTGGATGAGCTGCGTGGTCCAGAGCACCGGGCAGATGCAGTGCAAGGTCCACGACTCGGTTCTGGCGCTGACGCAGGACCTGCAGACGGCGCGGGCGCTGACGGTGGGCTCAGCCGTGCTGGGGGTCGCGGCTCTGGCGGTGACGGTGGCGGGGGCGCAGTGCACCACCTGCGTCGGCGACCAAGAGGTCAAGGCTCGGACGGTGGGCGCCGGCGGGGTCCTGTCCATCGTCAGCGGGCTGTTCATGCTGGTGCCGCTGTGCTGGATGGCCAACAACATCATCGTGGACTTCTACGACCCGACCGTGCCCCCCTCCCAGAAGAGGGAGCTCGGAGCGGCCATCTACGTGGGCTGGGCCGCCAcggggctgctgctgctggggggcgcgctgctctgctgctccctGTGGCCCGGGGTCAGGACCGGCCTCGCGCCCATCAAGACCACCTGCGGCGGGGACGGGAACAAGTACTACGTGTGA